The proteins below come from a single Ptychodera flava strain L36383 chromosome 6, AS_Pfla_20210202, whole genome shotgun sequence genomic window:
- the LOC139135284 gene encoding mitochondrial potassium channel-like has product MRIVKVTPVHRGLSRNMGSLIRRFDMKKLAYVPVNKVPTITGNSDIDAKLLKLTGGRIEQWVENYEHFLGITEIREAQLKVTEAKKTFDDIRKMVRTSAEELENLQTELRTLRGKIERIPREDRRYLELATEEHRLLQMEKQVKDWQKKVVEDERNAFEQLTVSVRESHEKERARAERTKYWSIIGSVTGTVLGVFGSTLITRYRMKEIRNLLEEAKEDSRAAVAAADAAAAAAAAATDTTPVTTAAAVVTADSLSKEDLEQLQSKVEEMQGFVKDLQTSISQNDVNKISGAISGVTQRQGESFSKLEKNLAERFASQEKTLTQELKGVKKLLAAQAIETNGSGVSRPRILEDLLDNTEEKLEWQMKMSTLSTVVFIYGAFALTLPILYSIFK; this is encoded by the exons ATGAGAATAGTAAAAGTCACACCCGTTCACAGAGGTCTGTCAAGGAATATGGGATCCCTGATCCGAAGGTTTGATATGAAAAAGCTGGCGTACGTGCCAGTCAATAAGGTGCCCACTATCACAGGTAACAGCGATATTGACGCGAAACTGTTGAAATTAACCGGTGGCAGGATAGAGCAGTGGGTCGAGAACTATGAACACTTTCTTGGCATAACTGAAATCCGAGAAGCACAGTTAAAAGTTACCGAG GCAAAGAAAACCTTCGATGACATCCGGAAAATGGTTCGAACTTCTGCAGAAGAGCTTGAGAACCTCCAGACAGAACTTAGAACATTGCGAGGTAAAATAGAACGGATACCAAGAGAAGACAGAAGGTACCTTGAACTTGCCACCGAGGAACATAGGCTCCTTCAGATGGAGAAGCAAGTCAAAGACTGGCAGAAGAAAGTAGTGGAAGACGAGAGGAATGCATTTGAACAGCTCACAGTGTCAGTTAGAGAAAGCCATGAAAAGGAGAGAGCCAGAGCTGAACGTACAAAGTATTGGTCCATAATTGGATCGGTGACAGGAACGGTGTTGGGGGTGTTTGGATCTACACTCATCACCAGGTACAGGATGAAAGAGATTCGCAACTTGCTTGAAGAAGCCAAGGAGGACAGCAGGGCAGCAGTTGCTGCCGCTGATGCCGCCGccgcagcagcagcagcagccaCTGATACTACCCCTGTGACCACTGCTGCAGCAGTGGTTACTGCCGACAGTCTTTCAAAGGAGGACTTGGAACAGCTCCAGAGTAAAGTGGAAGAAATGCAAGGGTTTGTTAAAGACCTACAGACTTCCATATCACAGAATGATGTGAACAAAATCTCTGGAGCCATCAGTGGAGTCACGCAGAGACAAGGCGAAAGTTTCAGCAAGTTAGAAAAGAACTTGGCAGAGAGGTTTGCAAGTCAGGAGAAGACTCTGACCCAGGAGCTCAAAGGCGTGAAAAAGCTCCTGGCTGCTCAAGCTATTGAAACCAATGGATCTGGTGTATCCAGACCTCGAATCTTGGAAGATTTATTGGACAATACTGAAGAGAAACTGGAATGGCAAATGAAAATGAGCACCCTGTCAACTGTAGTATTCATATATGGAGCGTTTGCACTCACTCTGCCTATTCTGTACAGTATTTTCAAATAG
- the LOC139135283 gene encoding dol-P-Man:Man(7)GlcNAc(2)-PP-Dol alpha-1,6-mannosyltransferase-like, whose translation MILEGLVVVVGAVHLLICPYTKVEESFNLQAMHDILYFRSNITQYDHLEFPGVVPRTFIGPLFISVLSAPMVALASVLGYSKAYSQCIVRGVLGLCVIYSYLRFQQAVKKTLGDSVARYLILLTVTQFHFMFYLSRPLPNIFALGVVLLAMRAWLLQDHGSFVWLSAFAIIVFRAELAILMGLSLLMELVSGRLSFFNLFKYGIPAGLVSLGMTIAVDSLFWQRLLWPEGEVLWYNTILNKSSNWGTSPFLWYFYSAIPKALGISIFLIPVGAFVDVRVRSLLFPALGFVFLYSFLPHKELRFIIYVFPILNTAAARAVTTFFNNFPKSYFYKALAVGIAGHFAMNILMTSGFLYISSINYPGGDALWRLHQTIPETSGPVHVHIDVASAQTGISRFMQVNPDWIYNKTEDLIPGSDSTMEFSHLMIGAKADNATELMPYSSTHKILFYTKGFTGLKFNKKKKGVLINRDEKIFVLQKNTWK comes from the exons ATGATTTTAGAAGGATTGGTTGTGGTAGTTGGCGCAGTTCACTTGTTGATCTGTCCATACACGAAGGTAGAGGAAAGCTTCAACCTTCAAGCAATGCACGACATTCTGTACTTCCGGAGCAATATTACTCAG TATGACCACCTGGAGTTCCCTGGAGTGGTTCCAAGAACATTCATCGGTCCCTTGTTCATATCTGTGCTGTCAGCCCCCATGGTGGCCCTGGCATCTGTGTTGGGATATTCCAAAGCCTACTCTCAGTGTATTG TACGTGGAGTTCTTGGACTCTGTGTCATCTATTCGTATCTCAGATTCCAACAAGCTGTGAAAAAGACTCTAGGGGATAGTGTTGCCAGGTATCTGATTCTGCTGACAGTGACTCAGTTCCATTTCATGTTTTATCTGAGTCGAccgctgccaaacatttttgctcTCGGAGTAG TGTTGTTGGCTATGAGGGCATGGTTATTGCAGGATCATGGTTCTTTTGTATGGCTCTCAGCGTTTGCCATCATTGTATTCAGGGCTGAGTTGGCCATACTGATGGGACTCTCACTGCTGATGGAGCTGGTGTCCGGCAGACTGAGTTTCTTCAACTTGTTCAAGTACGGAATTCCCGCTGGATTAGTCAGTTTAG GTATGACCATAGCTGTGGACAGTCTATTCTGGCAGAGATTGCTGTGGCCAGAGGGTGAAGTTCTCTGGTACAACACAATACTGAACAAAAGCTCCAACTGGGGA ACATCACCTTTCCTGTGGTACTTCTATTCAGCTATTCCCAAAGCCTTGGGTATTAGCATCTTTCTCATTCCAGTGGGTGCATTTGTTGACGTCCGCGTGAGAAGTCTCCTCTTTCCAGCCCTCGGATTTGTATTCCTGTACTCGTTCCTGCCACACAAGGAGCTGCGGTTCATCATCTACGTCTTCCCGATACTGAACACTGCAGCGGCGAGGGCTGTGACAACTTT TTTCAACAACTTTCCCAAGTCCTATTTCTACAAAGCACTTGCCGTGGGTATCGCCGGACATTTTGCCATGAACATTCTGATGACGTCAGGATTTCTGTACATTTCCAGCATCAACTACCCCGGAGGTGATGCCTTGTGGAGACTACATCAAACAATTCCAGAAACTTCAG GTCCAGTCCATGTCCACATTGACGTGGCGTCTGCACAGACTGGAATATCAAGATTTATGCAAGTCAACCCAGACTGGAT ATACAACAAGACCGAAGACCTCATTCCAGGGAGCGACAGCACCATGGAGTTCTCACATCTCATGATCGGTGCAAAAGCAGACAATGCTACAGAGCTAATGCCGTACAGCTCAAcgcacaaaattttattttacaccaAGGGCTTCACTGGTctgaaatttaacaaaaagAAGAAAGGAGTCTTAATCAACAGAGATGAGAAAATTTTTGTTCTCCAGAAGAATACATGGAAATAG